One Solanum pennellii chromosome 10, SPENNV200 genomic region harbors:
- the LOC107002081 gene encoding E3 ubiquitin-protein ligase PRT6-like isoform X1, whose translation MDTESSPESDTLTPMERILKFHQLLQRKMVKEEKLMLLEQRIRHSSIWTRVFIMRLDILGVPAENLELLQPGLVAYVKNNKSQIAELVPALFPTNEEAVEIIAEQQLQSLRSMVSSSINVKDLFQESMEWIQWLMFDGEPSRALEQLEDTGQRGVCGAVWGNNDIAYRCRTCEHDPTCAICVPCFQNGNHKDHDYSIIYTGGGCCDCGDVTAWKREGFCSKHKGAEQIQPLPEEFANSMGPVLDLLLSCWRKRFLFPDSISGRNPRKNDHSTELKMVTDELTSAVVKMLLKFCKHSESLLSFISRRVSSSAGLLDILVRAERFMIIEENVKKIHELLLKLLGEPQFKYEFAKVFLSYYPTVVNEATSECNDSVYNKYPLLSTFSVQIFTVPTLTPRLVKEMNLLPMLLGCLGDIFASCAGEDGKLQVMKWSNLYETTLRVVEDIRFVMSHSVVPRYVTHERRDILRTWMKLLAFVQGANPQKRETGIHVEEENENMHLPFVLGHSIANIHSLLVSGAFSMSSTEDGADAFFNTHREDFEDQDSQRHAKVGRLSQESSVCSMAGRSPLEHASRVPEVHYDSSPISSSVLCLTFECLRAIENWLVVDNTSGPLLHILCPKTSSTPGNNFSVLKKTLSKFRRGREMFKSQSPPSNDVRLVTSAEGYNKQYSNPSLNGRTTLDSGQGSGQEPACLGGHDDSMLEGDNASELGELRLLSLSDWPDIVYKVSLQDISVHNPLQRLLSMVLQKALGKCYGENAQPVASSAKLSSSVHYDFFGHILGVYHPQGFSAFIMEHALRIRVFCAQVYAGMWRRNGDSAILSCEWYRSVRWSEQGLELDLFLLQCCAALAPADLYISRILERFELSNYLSFNLERPSEYEPALVQEMLTLIIQILKERRFCGLTSSECLQRELVYRLSIGDATHSQLVKSLPRDLSKIDKFQEVLDKIAIYSNPSGMNQGMYKLRLPYWKELDLYHPRWNSRDLQVAEERYMRFCNASASTTQLPGWSKIYPPLGRIAEVATCRTVLQIVRAVVSYAVFSDASNASRAPDGVLLRALHLLSLALDICHAHRESGEDSCYNGDVIPILALACEEISVGKFGDQSLLSLLVLLMRKHKKENYFVEAGMLNLSSLVESVLKKFAELQPECMKKLQDLAPDVVNQLSRSFPTGDMNSFKSVSDSDKHKAKARERQAAMLEKMRVQQSKFLASIDSKTDVAADDSKHGKDLCDSDGRPRSEEATPVICSLCRDPNSRSPVSYLILLQKSRLLSCTNRGPPSWEQTRRPGKEPTSCAKHVPNISSERSNLSRSSEITSSSCLMQLIQNKVNEFALEGQPKEVEAFLEYIKEKFPSMKNIQPSCASSTVKKKTSSSFEMLEEHMYSLIWEEMDANSWNWDLLKNDRKLSALGDNGSAESLLLGRYISALSRECSPSASTNSRKAQLESSMLLPTYNGFGPSDCDGIYLSSCGHAVHQRCLDRYLSSLKERYTRQIVFEGGHIVDPDQGEFLCPVCRGLANSVLPALPAETKRSTPSLSTGPSDAVGLPTLHFQEVLFLLQSAADVAGSREILQSLPVQQFGQMRVNLDYVVRVLCEMYFPDKDKISESGRLSHSLILFDTLKYSLISTEIAARSGNTSLAPNYSLGALYKELKSTNCFILALLLSIVQSTRSKDSLTVLLRLRGIQLFVKSICSDISADEYPDSPIVGGNMQDILEFSETELQYPDIQFWKRCSDPVLAHDAFSSLTWVLYCLPCQFLSCEKSFLCLVHLFYVVTITQIVITYSRKRQSSLSMSGCSDSLVTDIYRIIAENGVAYKDFDSNHIETHDVKDAIRSLSFPYLRRCALLWKLVRSSVSAPFSGGSNILDGLPYSMGETMECGGNIPVEFNEIEKLEKLFKIPPLDDVISDETVRFVVPSWLRRFSKQFEARMLNGAMYSSPAVPFKLMLLPHLYQDLLQRYIKQNCPDCGVVLEEPALCLLCGRLCSPNWKPCCRESGCQTHAMACGAGTGVFLLIKKTTVLLQRSARQASWPSPYLDAFGEEDSGMNRGKPLYLNEERYAALTHMVASHGLDRSPKVLHQTNIGNFFVL comes from the exons ATGGATACTGAATCATCGCCGGAGTCGGATACGCTCACTCCGATGGAGCGTATTCTTAAG TTTCACCAGTTATTACAACGGAAGATGGTTAAGGAGGAGAAGCTTATGTTATTGGAACAAAGAATCAGACACTCATCTATTTGGACTAGAGTATTCATAATG AGGCTTGACATTCTTGGAGTTCCTGCTGAGAATTTGGAATTACTACAGCCTGGTTTAGTTGCTTACGTGAAGAATAATAAGTCACAGATAGCAGAGTTGGTCCCTGCACTTTTTCCTACTAATGAGGAGGCAGTGGAGATTATTGCAGAACAACAATTACAGTCTCTAAGATCCATGGTCAGCTCAAGCATTAATGTCAAAGATTTATTCCAAGAAAGTATGGAGTGGATACAGTGGTTGATGTTTGACGGTGAACCAAGTAGAGCTCTGGAGCAACTGGAAGACACTGGTCAGCGTGGTGTTTGTGGGGCTGTTTGGGGTAACAATGACATTGCATATCGTTGCCGTACGTGTGAGCATGATCCAACATGTGCAATATGTGTTCCATGTTTCCAGAATGGAAACCATAAGGACCACGATTACTCTATTATTTATACAGGTGGTGGTTGCTGTGATTGTGGAGATGTTACTGCATGGAAacgtgaaggattttgttccaAACACAAAGGAGCTGAGCAGATTCAACCTCTTCCAGAAGAGTTTGCAAACTCAATGGGGCCTGTACTAGATTTATTACTGTCTTGTTGGAGAAAAAGGTTTCTATTTCCAGATAGCATCTCTGGGAGAAATCCTAGAAAAAATGATCATTCTACTGAGCTCAAAATGGTGACAGATGAGTTAACATCTGCAGTGGTAAAGATGCTATTGAAGTTCTGTAAGCATAGTGAAAGTTTGCTTAGTTTTATCTCTAGGAGAGTATCTTCTTCAGCAGGCTTACTAGATATTCTTGTGAGGGCAGAGAGGTTTATGATCATTGAAGAAAATGTCAAGAAGATTCATGAATTGCTGTTGAAATTGTTGGGTGAACctcaatttaaatatgaatttgcAAAAGTATTTCTGAGCTATTATCCAACCGTTGTGAATGAGGCAACAAGTGAATGCAATGATTCAGTTTATAACAAATATCCACTACTATCAACATTCTCAGTGCAGATATTTACGGTGCCTACTTTGACCCCACGTCTTGTGAAGGAAATGAATCTTCTACCCATGCTGTTGGGATGTTTAGGGGACATATTTGCGTCTTGCGCTGGAGAAGATGGTAAATTGCAG GTCATGAAATGGTCAAATTTGTATGAAACTACTCTCCGTGTGGTTGAAGACATCCGATTTGTCATGAGTCATTCTGTTGTACCTAGATATGTAACTCATGAACGACGAGATATATTGAGAACATGGATGAAACTATTGGCTTTCGTGCAAGGAGCGAACCCACAAAAAAGAGAAACTGGCATTCATGTAGAAGAAGAGaatgaaaatatgcatttgCCTTTTGTTTTGGGTCATTCTATTGCAAATATTCACTCACTTTTGGTAAGTGGTGCTTTCTCTATGAGTAGTACTGAAGATGGTGCCGATGCTTTCTTCAACACACACAGAGAAGATTTTGAAGACCAAGATAGCCAAAGACATGCAAAAGTGGGAAGGCTATCACAGGAAAGTTCTGTATGCAGTATGGCTGGGAGGAGTCCATTAGAACATGCATCCAGGGTTCCTGAAGTACATTATGATAGTTCTCCAATATCATCATCTGTTTTATGCTTAACATTCGAGTGCCTGAGGGCCATTGAAAATTGGCTGGTAGTTGATAACACTTCGGGACCTCTCCTTCACATATTATGTCCGAAAACAAGTTCTACTCCCGGCAATAATTTCTCTGTGTTGAAAAAAACACTCTCAAAGTTTAGAAGAGGCAGAGAAATGTTTAAATCTCAGAGTCCTCCTTCAAATGACGTTAGACTCGTGACTTCTGCTGAAGGTTATAATAAACAATACTCTAATCCTTCCCTGAATGGTCGGACTACCTTGGATTCTGGCCAGGGTTCGGGCCAAGAACCAGCTTGTCTTGGTGGTCATGATGACAGTATGCTGGAAGGAGATAATGCATCTGAATTAGGAGAACTGCGGTTGCTGAGTTTGTCTGATTGGCCTGATATAGTATATAAAGTTAGTCTGCAGGATATATCTGTTCACAATCCGTTGCAGCGATTACTTTCAATGGTTTTACAGAAGGCACTAGGCAAATGCTATGGGGAGAATGCACAACCAGTTGCTAGTTCTGCTAAGTTGTCATCTTCTGTCCATTATGACTTTTTTGGCCATATTCTGGGAGTCTACCACCCACAGGGTTTTTCTGCTTTCATTATGGAACATGCTCTTCGGATTAGGGTGTTTTGTGCTCAGGTTTATGCTGGAATGTGGCGTAGGAATGGTGATTCTGCTATATTATCCTGTGAGTGGTATCGCTCTGTCCGCTG GTCTGAGCAGGGTCTGGAGCTTGACCTCTTTCTGCTACAATGCTGTGCTGCACTAGCCCCTGCTGATTTATATATCAGTAGAATTTTAGAACGTTTTGAGTTATCAAATTACCTCTCGTTCAATCTTGAACGTCCTAGTGA GTACGAACCTGCTTTAGTTCAAGAGATGCTTActcttattattcaaatattgaaagaaCGACGGTTTTGTGGGCTAACCTCGAGTGAATGTTTGCAAAGAGAATTAGTATATAGACTATCAATTGGTGATGCCACTCATAGTCAGCTGGTGAAGTCTCTTCCTCGTGACCTGTCCAAGATTGATAAATTTCAGGAAGTTTTGGACAAAATCGCAATTTATTCAAATCCATCTGGCATGAACCAG GGTATGTACAAACTGCGATTGCCCTATTGGAAGGAACTGGATCTTTACCATCCTCGTTGGAATTCGAGGGATTTGCAAGTAGCTGAAGAGAGATATATGCGTTTCTGTAATGCATCGGCATCGACCACTCAGCTTCCAGGATGGAGCAAGATTTATCCACCACTTGGTCGTATAGCTGAAGTAGCTACCTGTAGGACAGTCCTCCAAATTGTCCGTGCTGTTGTATCATATGCTGTGTTTTCTGATGCATCAAATGCTTCACGTGCTCCAGATGGTGTTCTGTTAAGAGCACTGCATTTGCTGTCATTAGCATTGGATATTTGTCATGCACATAGGGAATCTGGTGAAGATAGTTGCTATAACGGAGATGTTATTCCAATTTTAGCTCTAGCTTGTGAAGAAATATCAGTGGGTAAATTTGGTGATCAGAGCTTGCTATCTCTTCTCGTTTTGTTAATGAGGAAACACAAGAAAGAAAATTACTTTGTGGAGGCTGGAATGCTTAACCTCTCATCTTTGGTTGAAAGTGTTCTGAAGAAATTTGCTGAACTGCAACCTGAATGCATGAAAAAATTGCAAGATCTTGCTCCAGATGTGGTCAATCAGTTATCTCGATCCTTTCCAACTGGTGATATGAATAGCTTCAAATCAGTTTCAGACAGTGATAAGCATAAGGCTAAAGCTCGAGAGAGACAAGCTGCTATGCTG GAGAAGATGAGGGTTCAACAATCCAAGTTTTTAGCAAGCATTGATTCCAAAACAGATGTTGCCGCAGATGATTCTAAACATGGCAAAGACTTATGCGATTCAGATGGTAGACCTAGATCTGAAGAGGCTACTCCTGTTATCTGCTCTCTTTGCCGTGATCCAAATTCTAGAAGTCCTGTATCTTACCTAATTCTTCTTCAG AAATCCAGGCTTCTCAGTTGCACCAACAGAGGTCCTCCTTCATGGGAACAAACTCGCCGCCCTGGGAAAGAGCCCACGTCTTGTGCCAAACATGTGCCAAACATTTCATCTGAAAGGAGCAATCTTTCAAGAAGTTCAGAAATTACTTCATCATCTTGTTTAATGCAATTAAtccaaaataaagtaaatgagTTTGCTTTAGAAGGACAACCTAAGGAAGTGGAAGCATTTCTGGAATATATCAAGGAAAAATTCCCCTCAATGAAGAACATTCAACCCTCTTGCGCATCAAGCACTGTAAAGAAAAAGACATCCTCTTCCTTCGAGATGCTAGAAGAACACATGTACTCGTTGATTTGGGAAGAAATGGATGCTAATTCATGGAACTGggatcttttaaaaaatgataggaAACTATCAGCTTTGGGTGATAATGGGAGTGCTGAGTCACTTCTGCTTGGAAGATACATTTCTGCTCTTTCAAGAGAATGTAGTCCTTCTGCATCAACGAATAGCCGCAAGGCACAATTGGAGTCAAGTATGCTGCTTCCAACATACAATGGATTTGGTCCATCAGATTGTGATGGAATATATCTTTCATCCTGTGGGCATGCTGTGCATCAGAGATGTCTTGACCGCTATTTATCTTCACTAAAGGAAAG ATATACCAGACAAATTGTTTTCGAAGGGGGTCATATTGTAGATCCGGATCAG GGGGAGTTTCTCTGTCCTGTATGCCGTGGACTTGCTAACTCAGTTCTGCCAGCATTACCTGCCGAAACAAAAAGGTCAACACCGTCTCTTTCAACTGGTCCATCAGATGCTGTAGGCCTTCCAACGCttcattttcaagaagttttatTTCTCCTGCAAAGTGCAGCTGATGTTGCTGGAAGTAGAGAGATTTTACAGAGTCTTCCAGTGCAGCAATTCGGGCAGATGAGAGTAAATCTTGATTATGTGGTTCGGGTATTGTGTGAAATGTATTTTCCGGACAAGGATAAGATTTCAGAATCTGGTAGGCTTAGTCACTCTCTGATTTTGTTTGACACACTCAAGTACTCCCTTATATCGACAGAAATTGCTGCTCGATCTGGGAATACTTCTTTAGCTCCAAACTACAGCCTTGGTGCTCTGTACAAAGAACTCAAATCTACAAACTGTTTTATATTAGCCTTATTACTAAGCATTGTACAAAGCACACGGTCAAAGGACTCACTTACTGTCCTGTTGAGGTTAAGAGGAATTCAGCTGTTTGTGAAGTCTATATGCTCAGACATTTCTGCAGATGAGTATCCAGATAGTCCTATTGTTGGAG GTAATATGCAAGACATCTTGGAATTTTCTGAGACGGAATTACAGTACCCTGATATTCAGTTCTGGAAACGATGCTCTGATCCAGTTCTTGCACATGATGCTTTTTCATCATTAACGTGGGTGTTATATTGCCTCCCATGCCAATTTTTGTCGTGCGAGAAATCATTCCTGTGTCTTGTTCATCTTTTCTATGTTGTCACTATTACTCAG atTGTAATTACCTATAGTAGAAAGCGACAAAGTAGTTTATCTATGTCAGGATGTAGTGATTCTCTAGTTACTGACATCTATAGAATAATTGCGGAAAATGGAGTGGCTTACAAAGATTTTGATTCTAATCATATTGAAACACATGATGTCAAAGATGCAATCCGTAGCCTGAGTTTTCCTTATTTAAGAAGATGCGCATTGTTGTGGAAATTGGTTCGTTCTTCTGTATCAGCACCATTTAGTGGCGGCAGTAACATATTAGATGGATTACCATATTCAATGGGTGAAACAATGGAATGTGGGGGAAACATACCAGTTGAGTTCAATGAGATTGAAAAGTTGGAGAAGTTATTTAAGATTCCCCCACTTGATGATGTTATAAGTGATGAAACTGTACGTTTTGTGGTTCCAAGTTGGCTGCGTCGTTTCTCCAAGCAGTTTGAAGCTCGCATGTTGAATGGTGCTATGTATTCTAGCCCTGCAGTTCCATTTAAACTGATGCTTTTGCCTCATCTTTACCAGGACCTCCTACAGAG GtatattaaacaaaattgtCCAGACTGTGGAGTTGTTTTGGAGGAGCCGGCATTGTGCTTGTTGTGTGGTAGACTCTGCTCTCCGAATTGGAAGCCATGCTGCAG GGAAAGTGGGTGCCAAACACATGCAATGGCATGTGGAGCGGGTACTGGGGTGTTCTTATTAATCAAA AAAACGACAGTGTTACTTCAAAGATCTGCTCGTCAGGCATCATGGCCTTCCCCATACTTAGATGCATTTGGTGAAGAG GATTCTGGAATGAATCGTGGAAAGCCATTGTACCTAAATGAGGAACGCTATGCAGCCTTAACTCATATG GTGGCTTCTCATGGACTAGATAGGAGTCCAAAGGTGCTTCATCAAACGAATATCGGCAATTTTTTCGTGCTTTAG